TGACACTATTTCAAGATTAAACGGTTTCAAGGACTATTGCAGTGAACATAATATTTTCAATCAAATATGCTACAATACTGGAACAAGAGAAGAATTTGAAATGGAAGTAGATAATTTTATAAAAAAATTTATTATAACCCAAAAAATTGATGGTATTTTTTCTTCAACAGATGCACATGCTTTCTACATTTTAGAAAAACTGGAAGATTTAAATATTTCTGTACCTGAAGATGTCCAAATAATAGGCTTTGATGGGGCAAAGTCTTCAAAAAGAGAAAAAAATTATTTATCTACAATTAGACAGGACATTGAAGAAATTGCTGTACAATCTGTTAAAATACTAATTGATACAATAGAAAATAAAGGAAATATTGAAAATAAAACAAATGTAAAAATTCCTGTAACATTTTTATCTGGGAAAACAACTAAACCTATATTATAATTTCTACGTTTAATTTTAAATTTTACTATAAATCCAAAAACTAAAGGAGAACACCAATGAAAATACACTTTATATTACACGAAGCATTTGAAGCACCAGGAGCTTATCTTGCTTGGGCAGCACTTTCTGGATACGATATTTCCACAACAAAAATATATCAATATGAAAAGTTACCTGAAAACGCAGATTCATTTGATTTTTTAATTGTGATGGGCGGACCGCAGAGTCCTATTGGAGATAACAGCAAATTTCCCTATTTTGATGCAAAAGCTGAAATTGAATTAATTAGAAAGGCTGTAAAGGCAAATAAATTTGTAGTTGGAGTATGTCTTGGAGCTCAATTGCTGGGAGAAGCATTTGGTGGAAAAACAGAAAAAAGCCCTTTCCGTGAAATAGGAAATTTTCCAATTGAACTGACAAAAGATGGGCTGGAAGATGACAACATAAAACATTTGGGAAAACAAGCTACTGTAGGGCATTGGCATAGTGATATGCCAGGATTAACAGATACTGCAAAAGTTTTGGCAACAAGTAAAGGGTGTCCACGCCAGATTATAAAATACAGCGAAAAACATTATGGCTTTCAATGCCATCTCGAATTTACCAAAGCACTAACTGAGTTATTAATATATTCAGATAAAACTCTTGAGCAGGATAGCCAAACTTTACCTTTTGTTCAATCTCCTCAAACAATACGTAGCAACAGCTATGATGAAATGAATAATCTTCTTTATGAATTTTTAGACAAACTTACAAAAAAATAAAATAAATGTATTGAAATCAGTCAAATTTAGACTAAAATATTTTTTAAATCTTGTTTTTAAAATATTTTAAGGTATAATTGTAGTAAAAGTAATCTAAAATAAAAAATTTAGGAGGTTTATTATGAAAAAATTATTTTTTTCAATTTTTTTAATGTTTTGTCTAAACATTTTTTCCAATGTAAATTACAATGTTTTTGTAATTATGGATAATAACGCAACTAGAAATGTGGAAAATATTTCAAAAGGGCTTAAAGAGGCAGGAATCGAAAGCCTTTATTCCAAAGGATATGCAGTTCATCTAACTCTTTACCTTACAGAATATAAGCCTGAAGCACTAAAAACAATAAAAGATACTGTCAATAAGATTGCAAATCAGACAAAATCCTTTGATATAGAATTTTACAGATTAAGAAAAACTGGCGGAAACTGGTTTATGCTTGATGCTCAAAACAATGAAACTATACAACAGCTTGCAGACGAAATAACAGTCAGCTTAAACAAATCTCGTGCAAAGGACGCACAAGTTCCTGACTGGGCAAAATCTATTCCTGAAAAAGTAAAATCCTTTAATTTGTACGGCTCTCCAAATGTATTTACAAATTTTGATCCGCACATAACTTTACTTACTCCAGAAGATTCAGCAAAAATAGATATATTTACTTCAAAGTATGATTTTAAACCTTTCAAATCTAAAGTTATTGGTATCGGAATCGCTCAAGTTGACGATTTAGGGCAAGCAAAAAATATAATTTATTCGGTAAAATTTAAAAAATAAAAAAGGAAAAAATTATATGAAAAAACTTGAAAATTATGAACAAATACTTAATAAAATAAAAGAAGAAAAATATTTTTTATTATACGTTTCAATGAATAATTGCAGCGTCTGTCACTCTGATATGCCAAAAGTTGAGAAAATTGTTAATGAGAAAAATTTTACCGCTTATCATATCGAAGCATCTGAAATTCCTGAAGCTGTTGGGCAATTAAGTCTATTTTCAGTCCCAGTAGTTATTCTATTTTATGAAGGCAGAGAGATACACAGACAAGCTAAAATTATTGATTTTGACGAATTAAATTATAGAATTGAACAAATAAGTGAAAATAAATAAATACCAAAAGGGAACCAATTCTAATAAAACTAGAACTAATTCCCTTAATTTTATTTATCTAATATTTTTAAACCATAAGATCTAAAAATTCCTTCTGCCTTATCAATCAATTCTCGTGTCGGAGTTGGTGTATCCTTTAATTTGTATTCTTTCCCAACTTTTTCCCATTTATACTGCCCCATCTGATGAAATGGTAAAACATCCACTCTTTCCACGTTCTTTAACTGCGAAGTAAATTTTGCCCACTCATGTAAATCATTTTCATCATCAGAATATCCTGGAACTAACACATATCTTAGCCAAGTCGGCTTATTAATTTCATTCAAGTATTTTGCGAATTTTAACGTATTGTCAAGCTCCACTGAAGTTAATATTTTATATTTTTCAGGATTTATGTGCTTAATATCAAGCAGAACCATATCAACAAGCTCAAGCACCTGTTTTGCCTTATCAGAAAAAATATAGCCAGATGTATCAAGTGCTGTCTGAATCCCATTTTCACGACAAAGTTTAAACAGCTCCATCAAAAATTCAGGCTGCATCAAAGGCTCTCCCCCAGAAACCGTAACTCCTCCAGTTTTTATAAACCCCTTTACCTTCAAAATTTCCTTCATAACTTCCTGTGCAGTCATCACCATTTTTTTGTCTTTAATCTCCCACGTGTCAACATTATGGCAATACAGACATCTGAGCGGACATCCCTGTAAAAACAGTACAAATCTAATTCCTGGCCCATCCTTAGTTCCAAATGATTCAAATGAATGTATATATCCTTTCACTTCCATATTAATTTTCTCTCTTTCTTTTTTATTCATAAATTATTTGATAACTTAAATTTTATTTAATACTATATTATTTTCATTTTTTAAACATAGTCTAGTATAAACTAATCTGTCGGAGCATTTTTCTGTGCTGGCAAAACTGTTTGAGCATAGCGAGTTTTTTGTCAGTACAGAGAAATGTCGTAGACTAGCCATAGGTTATTGCGTAGCAATCTTGCCACAATTTTAATTATTAGGACAAACCTTTACTGCAAGATAAGGATTTGCGGCAATGAGCAATCCTACGAAAATAAAAATGAAAAAACACAGTAATATGAAAAAATATTTATTAATCAAAATATCTAAAAAATAATAAAAAATAATTTAGTTGAATGCTTATGAATTAACTATCAAACAACCCTATTATAAAAATTTATTTCCATTTTTAAACAGGGTTTAGTATAAATTATCATACAATAGAAAAGAATGCCGCATAACTCATATTTTTATGAAACTATGCGACATTTTTCATATTTCTAGCAAATTCTTAAAAATTTACTCCAGATTTTATAATTAAATTTCTAAATTTTTCAAATATTACATTTTATTTGAAATTGTTCTGTTAATTACATCTAACTGTTGTTCTTTAGTCAATTTAACGAAGTTCACTGCATATCCAGAAACTCTGATTGTTAATTGAGGATAATTTTCAGGATGTTCCATCGCATCTTCCAATAATTCTCTTCCGAATACGTTTACATTTAAGTGATGCCCTGTTTGATTGAAATATCCATCCATTAATCCAACTAGGTTAGTTTGTTTTTCGTTTGCATTTTTACCTAATGTTTCCGGTGTAATTGCGAATGTATAAGAAATTCCATCGTTTGCATCTTCAAACGGGATTTTAGCTACTGAGGCAAGTGAAGCAACAGCTCCTCTTGTATCTCTTCCGTGCATAGGGTTCGCTCCTGGCCCAAATGGTGCTCCGGCTCTTCTTCCATCAGGAGTATTTCCTGTTTTCTTACCATACACAACGTTTGAAGTAATTGTCAATACAGATTGTGTAGGAGTTGCATCTCTGTACATTTTGTGAGTTCTTAATTTGTTCATAAATCTTCTTGTAATGTCTACTGCAAACTGATCTGTCGCATCGTCATTATTTCCGAATGGAACATAGTCTTTTTCGTTGATATAGTCAACTGCATCTCCGTCTTCATCTCTTACAACTTTTACTTTACCATATTTGATAGCTGCCAATGAATCTGCAATAATTGACAATCCTGCGATTCCAAATGCCTCTGTTCTTCTGATATTAACATCGTGTAATGCCATTTCCAATGCTTCATAAGAATATTTGTCGTGCATATAGTGAATGATATTCAATGCCTTAACATAAGTTGAAGCCAACCAATCTAACACTTTGTCTAATTTTTCCCATACTTCGTCAAATTCCAAGTATTCACCTTTAATTGGTTCAAATTGCCCTTCCGGAGTAACTTGAATTTTTGATTTTTCGTCCTTTCCACCGTTAATTGCATATAGTAATGCTTTTGGTAAGTTTACTCTTGCTCCGAAGAATTGCATTTGATGCCCAATTGTCATTGGAGATACGCAACAAGCGATTCCATAGTCATTACCAAACTGTGGACGCATAATGTCATCATTTTCATATTGTACTGATGATGTATCAATTGATACTTTTGCACAGAATTTTTTCCAAGTTTCAGGTAATTGTTCACTCCATAAAACTGTCAAGTTTGGTTCAGGTGAAGTTCCCATGTTGTACAATGTATGTAAAATTCTGAATGAGTTTTTAGTAACTAATGATCTTCCATCTTCTCCAATCCCACCGATTGATTCAGTTACCCAAACTGGGTCTCCTGAGAATAATGCATCATATTCAGGTGTTCTTAGGAATCTGATTATTCTTAATTTCATAACAAAGTGATCCATTATTTCTTGAGCTTCTTTTTCAGTCAAAGTTCCTTCCTGCAAATCTCTTTCCAAGAAAATATCTAGGAATGTAGAAGTTCTTCCTATACTCATTGCAGCTCCATTTTGATCTTTTGTAGCGGCCAAGTATGCAAAGTATAACCATTGCACAGCTTCCCTACCATTAGTTGCAGGTTGTGAAATGTCAAATCCATAAGCTTCAGCCATTCTTTTCAATGCTTTTAATGCTTTGATTTGTTCAAAAATTTCTTCTCTAAGTCTAATAACATCTTCTGTCATTTCAGTCGGATCTAAATTTTTGAATTGTGCTTCCCTATCAGCTATTAATCTGTCTACTCCATAAAGTACAACTCTTCTATAATCCCCAATAATTCTTCCACGTCCATAAGCATCTGGAAGTCCTGTTATAATTCCAGTATGTCTTGCTTTTTTAATTTGTTCAGTGTATGCTGAAAAAACTCCATCATTATGAGTTTTTCTATATTTAGAAAAAATTTCTTCAGTCTGAGGATCCAATTTGTACCCAAATGCTTCCAAACTGTTTTTTACC
The Leptotrichia trevisanii DSM 22070 DNA segment above includes these coding regions:
- a CDS encoding type 1 glutamine amidotransferase; protein product: MKIHFILHEAFEAPGAYLAWAALSGYDISTTKIYQYEKLPENADSFDFLIVMGGPQSPIGDNSKFPYFDAKAEIELIRKAVKANKFVVGVCLGAQLLGEAFGGKTEKSPFREIGNFPIELTKDGLEDDNIKHLGKQATVGHWHSDMPGLTDTAKVLATSKGCPRQIIKYSEKHYGFQCHLEFTKALTELLIYSDKTLEQDSQTLPFVQSPQTIRSNSYDEMNNLLYEFLDKLTKK
- a CDS encoding 2'-5' RNA ligase family protein, with product MKKLFFSIFLMFCLNIFSNVNYNVFVIMDNNATRNVENISKGLKEAGIESLYSKGYAVHLTLYLTEYKPEALKTIKDTVNKIANQTKSFDIEFYRLRKTGGNWFMLDAQNNETIQQLADEITVSLNKSRAKDAQVPDWAKSIPEKVKSFNLYGSPNVFTNFDPHITLLTPEDSAKIDIFTSKYDFKPFKSKVIGIGIAQVDDLGQAKNIIYSVKFKK
- a CDS encoding thioredoxin family protein yields the protein MKKLENYEQILNKIKEEKYFLLYVSMNNCSVCHSDMPKVEKIVNEKNFTAYHIEASEIPEAVGQLSLFSVPVVILFYEGREIHRQAKIIDFDELNYRIEQISENK
- the pflA gene encoding pyruvate formate-lyase-activating protein, translating into MKGYIHSFESFGTKDGPGIRFVLFLQGCPLRCLYCHNVDTWEIKDKKMVMTAQEVMKEILKVKGFIKTGGVTVSGGEPLMQPEFLMELFKLCRENGIQTALDTSGYIFSDKAKQVLELVDMVLLDIKHINPEKYKILTSVELDNTLKFAKYLNEINKPTWLRYVLVPGYSDDENDLHEWAKFTSQLKNVERVDVLPFHQMGQYKWEKVGKEYKLKDTPTPTRELIDKAEGIFRSYGLKILDK
- the pflB gene encoding formate C-acetyltransferase, whose translation is MNAWRGFKEGNWTNNIDVTEFIRLNYTEYLGDDSFLEGPTEATTELWKSLSEKFKVEREKGIYDAETKIPSQIDAYGAGYINKDLEKIVGLQTDAPLKRAIFPNGGLRMVKNSLEAFGYKLDPQTEEIFSKYRKTHNDGVFSAYTEQIKKARHTGIITGLPDAYGRGRIIGDYRRVVLYGVDRLIADREAQFKNLDPTEMTEDVIRLREEIFEQIKALKALKRMAEAYGFDISQPATNGREAVQWLYFAYLAATKDQNGAAMSIGRTSTFLDIFLERDLQEGTLTEKEAQEIMDHFVMKLRIIRFLRTPEYDALFSGDPVWVTESIGGIGEDGRSLVTKNSFRILHTLYNMGTSPEPNLTVLWSEQLPETWKKFCAKVSIDTSSVQYENDDIMRPQFGNDYGIACCVSPMTIGHQMQFFGARVNLPKALLYAINGGKDEKSKIQVTPEGQFEPIKGEYLEFDEVWEKLDKVLDWLASTYVKALNIIHYMHDKYSYEALEMALHDVNIRRTEAFGIAGLSIIADSLAAIKYGKVKVVRDEDGDAVDYINEKDYVPFGNNDDATDQFAVDITRRFMNKLRTHKMYRDATPTQSVLTITSNVVYGKKTGNTPDGRRAGAPFGPGANPMHGRDTRGAVASLASVAKIPFEDANDGISYTFAITPETLGKNANEKQTNLVGLMDGYFNQTGHHLNVNVFGRELLEDAMEHPENYPQLTIRVSGYAVNFVKLTKEQQLDVINRTISNKM